The DNA segment AAAAAAGTTGAAGCAGTTTTAGGATAACCAATATGAATTAATAGTTTCATAATTTAATTTTACTTAAGAATATCTAATTGATAACAATTTAAAAGTAGTCAAAATGAATCATTGAGGCTCTCCCGTATCTATGGTGATAACTAAAACTTATTGGTTATAGGCGCTCATGCACTCATGCACCCATGCCAAAGTGAAGAAAGTGTGACTTTAGATACAATTTACCCCATAATGCCGAGAGAACCCTACCCATAACTTAGCCACATCGGACCATGAGTTTCTAACTAAGATTGCGTGATTACTATACTTTAGTCAAAAAAGAAGTTGTAATAAGACTACACTCTATGATCAACTTAACGAGCATTTCTTGGTAAAGCAATACCATCTACCTGGTTACGGAAGACTTGGACATTATCGTTATAATCAATTGGCAGCACAGCTACGACATTTTCATGAGGACGAGGAATAATTACCCAGGATTCTAGGGTAGCACCTTCGGTTTTTTTAATAGCTTCGATACCAGCATCCATAGCGGCTTTTACCTCCGAAACGTCTCCCCTGATATTGACGGTAAAGCGCGCACTACCAACACGTATATAACCTACTAAAGTTACTCTACCTGCTTTAACCATCGCATCAGCAGCAGCGAGTATCCCTGGGAAACCTTTTGTTTCAATTGCTCCAACCGCGGGTTCAGCTGGCATATTTTATCTCCTAACTAACGACAAAGAATGTTGTTCTTATCTTATCTTAAAGTAGAAGCAAAATTAGCAATTATTTGCGTAAATTTAAACAACACCATTCTCCTCGTTTCCAAATTGTACTCAAAGACCATTGATATTCTTCGAGTACATCAACCACAGGTTGAATCTGATCTAAGACTAAACCGCTAAGTATAGCCCAGGTGGAGGGTTTAGCTATTTCAGTCATTGACGGGATTAGATCAATGATGACCTCAGCTAAGATATTACAGACTATACCATCTACGGGAGCTTGTAAATGGGTTCTTAATTCGGGAATACTTCCTTGATAGAGAGAGACTTGGGCGGGACTGATTTTATTGAGTTCTCGATTTTGAATAGCGCTAGTAATAGCCAGAGGATCTGTATCTACTCCATAAACTTTTGTAGCTCCTAGTCTGAGCGCACCTAGAGAGAGAATACCCGAGCCACAACCTATATCAACAACTATTTGTTGGGTAGTAGGTGGGGTATAGAAGTGCATGGCGAGGGCTTCTAGACACAATTGAGTAGTAGGATGTTCACCAGTCCCAAAAGCTGTACCTGGATCTAAACGTAGAATCAATCGTTCAGAGGAGGGAGGAGGATCTATCCAAGCAGGGTAGATTAAGAAGCGATCGCCTATTTCCCGAGGTTGCCAATGTTGTTTCCAACTATCTTGCCAATCTTGTTCAGGGATTAATTCCCAAGCGATTACAGGAGTAGGTAACCCTATATTTTGGGCGTCTTGTTGTAACCATTTGGCGATCGCTGCTAAATCCATTGGTTTAACTTGAGATTGAGGAAGATAAGCGCGGAGAAATAAAAGTTTGCCCTTTACTTCTGTAGCTGTACCACTAAAGCCACAATTTTGCAGACGCCAAAATACAGACTCTTCTAGTCTTGGATCACAGAGAACCTTTATTTCCCACCAGCTTATACTCATGATTTTTCCTAATCTACTTTTTTAAAGCTTAACGGTGTAAGCATCGTTGATACCAGAAACTGCTAGAATTTGTGGCAATAACCCTCCAGGGAGTGGATCATCGAGACTAAGAACCATTAGCGCGTCTCCGCGAACGATTTTACGTCCTACTTGCATACTAGCAATATTGACGTTAAAGCTTCCTAGTAATGAACCTATTGTACCTATGATACCAGGCATATCGCGATGGAGGGTAAATAACATATAATTGCTAGGGGGAACATTCACGGGGAAATCATCAATATCAGTAATGCGGATTTCGCCGTGACTTAAGAGTGCGCCTGTTACTGAATGTTCTCCATTTGCTCCTCTAGCTTTAAGATGGAGTGAACCTGAATAATCCTCTACCGAATCATCTCTAGTATCAGTTATTCTGATGCCTCGTTCTTTGGCTTCTATTGTAGCATTAACATAGTTAACTCTTTCACGTAGAGCTTCAGAAAGTAAGCCTTTGACAGCAGCGGTAATAATTGGTTGACTTTGGGCTGAGGCTAAATGACCTTGTAACTTAACGTCTAACCAGTCGATACCACCACCCGCTAATTGCCCCACTAGATTACCTAGGGTTTCGGCTAACTGTAGATAAGGTCGTAATTTTTCCATTACTTGAGGGGTTAAGCCTGGAATATTCACCGCTGAGCGAGCGGGCAACCCTAGTAACACATCCCTAATTTGTTCAGCTACATCTACGGCTACGTTGACTTGTGCTTCTGTGGTAGAAGCCCCTAAATGGGGAGTTAAGACTACTTTTGGACCTAAATCCCGTAGTTTTGACTCTCCTAGGGGTTCAGTTTCATAGACGTCTAAAGCAGCGCCTGCGATTTTCCCTGTTTCGATAGCGGTAGCTAAAGCCTCTTCATCGATGATACCACCACGAGAACAGTTAATTATTCTAGTAGTAGGTTTCATTTTAGCGATAGCTACAGCATCGATGAGATATTTGGTGTCAGGTGTTTTAGGTACGTGAAGGGTGATATAGTCAGACTCACTTAATAAGAGGTCTAAATCTACCAAATTACAACCGAGTTGGTCAGCACGTTCTTTAGAAATAAAGGGGTCATAGGCTAAAATTTTCATACCCATGGCTTTACCTACGGTAGCGACGTGAGAACCAATTTTACCTAAGCCAACCACTCCTAGGTTTTTTTTATATACTTCTGAACCAATAAACTTGCCGCGTTCCCATTTACTAGCTTTAACAGACTGGTTGGCTTCAGGAATACACCGAGACAATGATAACATCATTGCCAAAGCGTGTTCAGCAGCGGCGATGGTATTCCCCTCTGGGGAATTAACTACCACAATTCCTTGACGAGTAGCAACAGGAACATCTATATTATCTACACCGACTCCAGCGCGTCCAATAATTTTAAGGTTTACCCCTGCTTCAATAATTTCTTTGGTTACTTTAGTACCCGAGCGCACCATTAAAGCATCGTATTCAGGGATAATCTTGATTAATTCAGCTGTTGGTAACCCTGTATTGACATCAACTTGAGCGACTTGAGCGAGAATATCAATTCCTACTTGATCAATAGGATCTGAGACTAGAACTTTTGCCATAATTTTTTTAAGCTAAGAGTTATTCTTTTATCATGGTACAGTTACCCGTGAAAATTTGATACCAGTCTCATGGTTATAATCAATCAATGAATTATCTAATCGCTGTTTTTGCTAACCGTATCAAAGCTGAAGAGGCTTATACTGCTCTAGAAAAAGTTGGATTCTCTGCTGACCAAGTTAAAATAGTTGGTAAAGGATACTTAGACTTAGAACAATTACCTTTATTTAATTCTCTGCAAAAGGGTAAAACCAGAGCAATACAGATGGCTTACTGGTTAGTTCCTTTCGGTTTTGCTGCGGGTTATCTATTTAATTCCCTAACTAAAATCTATCTATTTGATTGGACTAGTGAATTAGGTAATCATCTTGTAGGGGGAGTATTTGGGGCGATCGCAGGAGCTATGGGGAGTATTTTTGTCGGTGGTGGTGTTGGTTTAAGTGACCAAAATGAAGAAACCACTTTTTACAACAATCAACTCAAACTTGGTAAATACCTGGTGGTTATTGTTGATACTAGTTCACCAATTAGCAATCAAGCCAGACAAATTCTTGTTTCTTGTCAACCCGATAGTCTAACTAATTAAGAGGGAAGAGAGGGGAGAGGGGGAGAGGGGAGACTTCGGAGAAGGGGAGATGGGGGAGATGGGGGAGTAGGGAGTGTATTGTATGGCAATAATAAAACCGTTCCACCTAATACCTAAAACCGTTCCACCTAAACCCGTACACGAAGTGCGGATCCAAAAGCGCCTACTCCAAATACCTAATACTTTTCGCGCTTGGATAGGAGATCTGAGTAGATTTGTTTGAGGTATGCTTCGACTAATTGGGCTTCACTATAGGGTAGAGGCAAATTTCCGAGGATATCTAAAGGAGTTTTACTAGATTCGGGGGGAGTAATCACGACTAAAGATGAGTCTAAGGGTTCTTGATAGGACCAAAATTGACTAAAATCAAGCTCTACTGACTCTTTTAGAGCT comes from the Gloeocapsa sp. DLM2.Bin57 genome and includes:
- a CDS encoding 50S ribosomal protein L11 methyltransferase — encoded protein: MSISWWEIKVLCDPRLEESVFWRLQNCGFSGTATEVKGKLLFLRAYLPQSQVKPMDLAAIAKWLQQDAQNIGLPTPVIAWELIPEQDWQDSWKQHWQPREIGDRFLIYPAWIDPPPSSERLILRLDPGTAFGTGEHPTTQLCLEALAMHFYTPPTTQQIVVDIGCGSGILSLGALRLGATKVYGVDTDPLAITSAIQNRELNKISPAQVSLYQGSIPELRTHLQAPVDGIVCNILAEVIIDLIPSMTEIAKPSTWAILSGLVLDQIQPVVDVLEEYQWSLSTIWKRGEWCCLNLRK
- a CDS encoding phosphoglycerate dehydrogenase, translating into MAKVLVSDPIDQVGIDILAQVAQVDVNTGLPTAELIKIIPEYDALMVRSGTKVTKEIIEAGVNLKIIGRAGVGVDNIDVPVATRQGIVVVNSPEGNTIAAAEHALAMMLSLSRCIPEANQSVKASKWERGKFIGSEVYKKNLGVVGLGKIGSHVATVGKAMGMKILAYDPFISKERADQLGCNLVDLDLLLSESDYITLHVPKTPDTKYLIDAVAIAKMKPTTRIINCSRGGIIDEEALATAIETGKIAGAALDVYETEPLGESKLRDLGPKVVLTPHLGASTTEAQVNVAVDVAEQIRDVLLGLPARSAVNIPGLTPQVMEKLRPYLQLAETLGNLVGQLAGGGIDWLDVKLQGHLASAQSQPIITAAVKGLLSEALRERVNYVNATIEAKERGIRITDTRDDSVEDYSGSLHLKARGANGEHSVTGALLSHGEIRITDIDDFPVNVPPSNYMLFTLHRDMPGIIGTIGSLLGSFNVNIASMQVGRKIVRGDALMVLSLDDPLPGGLLPQILAVSGINDAYTVKL
- a CDS encoding carbon dioxide-concentrating mechanism protein CcmK, yielding MPAEPAVGAIETKGFPGILAAADAMVKAGRVTLVGYIRVGSARFTVNIRGDVSEVKAAMDAGIEAIKKTEGATLESWVIIPRPHENVVAVLPIDYNDNVQVFRNQVDGIALPRNAR